A window of Haloarcula marismortui ATCC 43049 genomic DNA:
GTGAGAATGAGGCCCCGACCGAACATATTGGGGTCCTCGGCGATGGCCCCGACCGCCGCCGCGCCGATACCGCGCTCGGCGAACCCGGATCCCAGCGCCGCTAACCCGACGGCGAGGGCTGCGAGTCCCCCCG
This region includes:
- a CDS encoding ATP synthase subunit C, with the protein product MSGTASAVVLQTGGPAISAEAASYLAGGLAALAVGLAALGSGFAERGIGAAAVGAIAEDPNMFGRGLILTVLPETLVILTLVTVFVVT